The following nucleotide sequence is from Bacteroidales bacterium.
ATTGTTCGTCTCGGTAATGGCCAGCAGGTCTTCCATGCCGTCGGATGTTGCCTGCATCTGCCGCATGGCATATACAGCGGCCATTACTCCCATAGCTAGTCCGGGACAAAAATGCCCGTGCATCTGTCCGGCTTCCATCAGTAAAAGGTCCGTCCGGTGATTCATGATGTGGTTCTGTATCTCGATACGGGGTTCGGACCTGAGTATGGAATGATGTACTTTATGCCGGTCGGTTTCAGACACCATCAATGAGGTATCGCAGCATTTAATATCGATCACCGGGCTGTTATTGAGTGCATCAAGTCCTTCCACGATAAGTTCATTACCGTTTACTTCCAGTAATTTCACCATCGTGATACCGATCAGGTTGGGCCGTTTCGGACTACGTGAAGCAAAGACACCCCTTTCAACTCCGGAACAGGTTGTCCCTGAAAGGGATACAGGCGCATTTTCCTGCCGGTGAAAATAAAAAACAATATCCAGGTAACCGCAATCCCGGATATTCAGCAAGGCCTCATGATAATCAGGGTAAATGATGATCTTACTTGTTGTTCTTTTTATGATCCGGGGATCTGTCGATTCGTCGAACCCGTTGATCACTTTACCGACCGGAATGAAGGAAATCTGGTTCATGATGATTTAAATAATATCAATAAATTAAGCCACATTTAATGAACGTTATCAATGGGGCTTAAGAAAATAACAAATAGCACCGGGTGCTTATTTTTCTCCCGGCCATTTTCCGGGGACAATGAATAATTGCCCGTCCCGATCGATGATGTCCACCGGTATCTGGTACAATGTTTCGATATGTT
It contains:
- a CDS encoding TrmO family methyltransferase: MNQISFIPVGKVINGFDESTDPRIIKRTTSKIIIYPDYHEALLNIRDCGYLDIVFYFHRQENAPVSLSGTTCSGVERGVFASRSPKRPNLIGITMVKLLEVNGNELIVEGLDALNNSPVIDIKCCDTSLMVSETDRHKVHHSILRSEPRIEIQNHIMNHRTDLLLMEAGQMHGHFCPGLAMGVMAAVYAMRQMQATSDGMEDLLAITETNNCFSDGIQWVTGCSFGNNALIYKDLGKTAFTLSRRDGKGIRICSKHTSGEVIMNAFPEFREYYRKVVKEQDHDPEMVATYRKLALERAFGTLEIPFEELFAVQEVRTEIPEYAAIRASVLCTACGESVMKNRTVEKAGQFYCYTCAGKDHMMLDGNGIHPVSG